The proteins below come from a single Comamonas antarctica genomic window:
- a CDS encoding quinone oxidoreductase family protein, producing MNMAVQIKQPGGPEQMELVEVAVGEPGPGEVRIRHKAVGLNYIDVYQRSGLYPLAMPLTLGMEGAGVIEAVGAGVEHLRVGDRAAYTSNPPGSYCEARVMPADRVCRLPDDIGFETGAAMMLKGLTAQYLLKRVKPVEGLEPGDFVLFHAAAGGVGLIACQWAKALGLQLIATAGSDEKCRLALGNGAAHAINYRSENFAERVKEITGGAGVKVVYDSVGKDTWEGSLQCLRTFGLMVCFGNASGPVPAFAPSLLAARSIYVTRQTVYNHIATRESCQAMADDLFAVVQSGAVKIHIDQRYPLREVQQAHRDLEARKTTGSTILTL from the coding sequence ATGAACATGGCAGTGCAGATCAAGCAACCCGGCGGCCCCGAGCAGATGGAGCTGGTCGAGGTGGCGGTGGGCGAGCCCGGTCCGGGCGAGGTGCGTATCCGCCACAAGGCGGTCGGGCTCAACTACATCGATGTCTACCAGCGCAGCGGCCTCTATCCGCTGGCCATGCCGCTCACGCTGGGCATGGAAGGCGCGGGCGTGATCGAGGCCGTGGGCGCAGGGGTCGAGCACCTGCGCGTGGGCGACCGCGCGGCCTATACCAGCAACCCGCCGGGCTCGTACTGCGAGGCGCGCGTCATGCCGGCCGACCGCGTGTGCCGCCTGCCCGACGACATCGGCTTCGAGACCGGCGCGGCCATGATGCTCAAGGGCCTCACGGCGCAGTACCTGCTCAAGCGCGTCAAGCCGGTCGAAGGATTGGAGCCCGGGGATTTCGTGCTGTTCCATGCGGCCGCGGGCGGCGTGGGCCTGATTGCGTGCCAGTGGGCCAAGGCGCTGGGCCTGCAACTGATCGCCACGGCGGGAAGCGACGAGAAATGCCGGCTGGCGCTCGGCAACGGCGCCGCGCATGCCATCAACTACCGCAGCGAGAACTTTGCCGAGCGCGTCAAGGAAATCACTGGCGGCGCGGGCGTGAAGGTGGTCTATGACTCGGTGGGCAAGGACACCTGGGAAGGCTCGCTGCAATGCCTGCGCACCTTTGGCCTGATGGTCTGCTTCGGCAATGCCTCGGGTCCGGTGCCGGCGTTCGCGCCCTCGCTGCTGGCGGCGCGCTCCATCTATGTCACGCGCCAGACGGTCTACAACCACATCGCGACGCGTGAATCCTGCCAGGCCATGGCCGACGACCTGTTTGCCGTGGTGCAAAGCGGTGCCGTGAAGATCCATATCGACCAGCGCTATCCGCTGCGCGAGGTGCAGCAGGCCCACCGCGATCTCGAAGCACGCAAGACCACGGGCTCGACCATCCTGACGCTATGA